The following proteins come from a genomic window of Polyangiaceae bacterium:
- a CDS encoding right-handed parallel beta-helix repeat-containing protein, with translation MSNTYYVDMTNGSGSSCTQAAPCKSLSDVTGKPGTNGGPAIIHLKGDGYLQLTNSQLAGAPGKEIVVRPWPNDTTLATMKAQSGCNVSDANTIAGASTHHVVFDGGPDMLFRFVGSGCSGSQNGYTLVVKSDDITLWRVRIDANQSAGPALGPGAGSGTHIHNFRFINSEIYNAGSYYGVYAGGGTGCSAKDTWLTDMEFRNSVFREIDGRGIQIEPRADSSGLIVDGNAFHHIGYASSGNQSISMAVQPAGACGGVTDNVEISNNIAWDLGGGFALVDYGLADASHFKIINNTVWDYANASPVTLNSHAITASVDGYKAEVRNNILLAPANGGVNPLNRASGFTSNDNLCEQGSACGSGGLTGSADAIYVAVDPNSATFLFPKGNALGNAVLQPGFELDYFGVMRSDAIDVGAIEQ, from the coding sequence GTGTCCAACACCTACTACGTCGACATGACGAACGGATCGGGTTCGAGTTGCACGCAAGCAGCGCCCTGCAAGTCGCTGAGCGACGTTACGGGGAAGCCAGGGACGAACGGCGGGCCGGCCATCATCCATTTGAAAGGCGATGGGTATTTGCAGCTGACGAACAGCCAGCTGGCTGGCGCACCCGGCAAGGAAATCGTCGTGCGACCCTGGCCGAACGACACGACACTTGCGACGATGAAGGCCCAGTCCGGCTGCAACGTGTCAGACGCGAATACGATCGCGGGCGCTAGCACCCACCATGTCGTGTTCGACGGCGGACCGGACATGCTGTTCCGCTTCGTGGGAAGTGGCTGCTCCGGCAGTCAAAACGGCTACACCCTCGTGGTCAAGAGCGACGACATCACGCTCTGGCGCGTGCGAATCGACGCCAATCAATCTGCCGGTCCGGCGCTGGGCCCCGGAGCGGGCAGCGGCACCCACATCCACAACTTCCGCTTCATCAATTCGGAAATCTACAACGCCGGCAGCTACTACGGCGTTTATGCAGGCGGGGGTACGGGTTGTTCGGCAAAGGACACGTGGCTTACGGACATGGAGTTTCGCAATAGCGTGTTTCGTGAAATTGACGGGCGCGGAATCCAGATCGAGCCGCGGGCAGACTCGAGCGGTCTGATTGTCGACGGCAACGCGTTTCACCACATCGGCTACGCCAGTTCCGGCAACCAGAGCATTTCGATGGCTGTGCAACCGGCCGGCGCTTGCGGCGGCGTCACCGACAACGTGGAGATCTCGAACAACATCGCCTGGGATCTGGGCGGCGGATTTGCCCTCGTGGACTATGGCCTCGCCGACGCGTCCCACTTCAAGATCATCAACAACACGGTTTGGGACTACGCCAACGCGTCTCCAGTCACGTTGAACAGCCACGCCATCACCGCGAGTGTCGATGGCTACAAGGCCGAAGTGCGAAATAACATCCTGCTGGCTCCCGCCAACGGTGGCGTCAATCCGCTGAACCGCGCGAGTGGCTTCACGTCGAACGACAACCTGTGTGAACAAGGGTCTGCTTGCGGCTCCGGCGGCTTGACTGGTAGCGCGGATGCGATCTACGTCGCCGTCGACCCCAACTCCGCGACCTTTCTCTTCCCGAAGGGCAACGCACTGGGCAACGCCGTGCTTCAGCCGGGGTTCGAGCTCGACTACTTCGGCGTGATGCGCAGCGACGCAATCGACGTGGGAGCGATCGAGCAGTAG
- a CDS encoding aminoglycoside phosphotransferase family protein produces the protein MAARSPAGPGSPFCYGRRHGAGGSASNTRGGPVAESIEKSLEPALAAAVARLMPGAELISVRPFGVDEGEEDLGTHKGIGYGSPLRLTVRRADGRQETLVFHTAKADQFGHDRRADRAAEMLLGFDRFGGIPAHVAALDVGAVSKDGERLISLAEAGEFYLLTSYAEGHLYADELREIARRGSLTPRDGEHAEALARYLVALHSERIDDPRRYQRAIRDLVGSGEGVFGLVDAYADDVPAASPERIAAIETRCVEHRRRLKKQSERLRRTHGDFHPFNVVFQNGEPAVLDASRGCMGDAADDVTCMAINYVFFAVEHPDTWRGVFSELWHRFWRVYLQASGDREVLRVCAPFLAWRGLVVANPLWYPQVSEGARDRVLRLIEKTLDAEAFDPAFADEVLA, from the coding sequence ATGGCGGCGCGATCCCCGGCGGGTCCCGGATCGCCCTTTTGCTACGGTCGTCGGCACGGCGCCGGCGGTTCGGCGTCGAACACCCGTGGAGGACCCGTGGCCGAGAGCATCGAGAAAAGCCTCGAGCCCGCGCTCGCCGCCGCTGTGGCGCGGCTGATGCCGGGGGCGGAGCTGATCTCCGTGCGGCCCTTCGGCGTGGACGAGGGCGAAGAGGATCTTGGGACGCACAAAGGCATCGGCTACGGATCGCCGCTGCGGCTCACGGTCCGCCGCGCGGACGGTCGGCAGGAGACTTTGGTGTTCCACACCGCGAAGGCGGACCAGTTCGGTCACGACCGGCGCGCGGATCGCGCGGCGGAGATGCTCCTCGGCTTCGATCGCTTCGGCGGCATTCCGGCGCACGTCGCGGCGTTGGACGTGGGCGCCGTGTCGAAGGACGGCGAGCGGCTCATCTCCTTGGCGGAGGCGGGCGAGTTCTATCTGCTCACCAGCTACGCGGAGGGTCACCTGTACGCGGACGAGCTCCGGGAGATCGCGCGCCGCGGTTCGCTCACGCCGCGGGATGGTGAGCACGCGGAGGCGCTCGCGCGCTACCTGGTGGCGCTTCATTCCGAGCGCATCGATGACCCACGTCGCTACCAGCGGGCGATCCGAGACCTGGTGGGTAGCGGTGAAGGCGTGTTCGGCCTGGTCGACGCCTACGCGGACGACGTGCCGGCGGCATCGCCGGAACGCATCGCCGCCATCGAGACCCGCTGCGTGGAGCACCGGCGCCGCTTGAAGAAGCAGAGCGAACGCCTGCGACGGACCCACGGCGACTTCCACCCCTTCAACGTCGTGTTCCAGAACGGCGAGCCGGCGGTGCTGGACGCCTCCCGCGGCTGCATGGGAGACGCCGCGGACGACGTCACCTGCATGGCCATCAACTACGTGTTCTTCGCGGTGGAGCACCCTGACACCTGGCGGGGCGTGTTCTCCGAGCTGTGGCACCGTTTTTGGCGCGTGTACCTGCAGGCGAGCGGAGACCGGGAGGTCTTGCGGGTGTGCGCGCCGTTCCTGGCCTGGCGCGGCCTGGTGGTGGCCAACCCGCTCTGGTACCCCCAGGTCAGCGAGGGCGCCCGGGACCGGGTTCTCCGGCTGATCGAGAAAACGCTGGACGCCGAGGCCTTCGATCCCGCATTTGCGGACGAGGTGCTGGCATGA
- a CDS encoding RNA polymerase sigma factor — translation MAETEATVPKTNLETSAEDRAIGDAISSGDHRTALSLCARHHGTAIGRLCMAMVGSSSEADDLVQETLIDAHAGFAGFRGEGSIRAWLLAIARRKCARHLERTARRTSRLRLVHDSERGDGAEEMIERRRRAERARAALSTIRPSEREALVLRYASELSFREVGIACGVEEATARKRVSRALAKLRDAVGSKE, via the coding sequence ATGGCGGAAACAGAAGCGACAGTCCCAAAGACGAACCTCGAGACATCAGCGGAGGATCGCGCCATCGGCGACGCCATTTCGAGTGGCGATCACCGTACGGCACTTTCCTTGTGCGCACGCCACCACGGCACGGCCATCGGCCGGCTGTGCATGGCGATGGTGGGTTCGAGCTCGGAAGCCGATGACCTGGTGCAAGAGACACTGATCGACGCCCACGCGGGCTTCGCGGGGTTTCGCGGCGAAGGGTCGATTCGCGCGTGGCTCTTGGCCATCGCGCGGCGCAAATGCGCGCGGCACCTCGAGCGCACGGCGCGACGTACCTCGCGGCTGCGTTTGGTGCACGACTCGGAGCGCGGCGACGGCGCCGAGGAGATGATCGAACGGCGTCGGCGCGCGGAACGGGCGCGTGCGGCGCTGTCGACGATCCGCCCGAGCGAACGAGAAGCGCTGGTGCTCCGCTACGCCAGCGAGCTCTCGTTCCGAGAGGTGGGGATCGCATGTGGGGTGGAAGAAGCTACGGCACGCAAGCGCGTGTCACGAGCCCTGGCGAAGCTCAGGGATGCAGTGGGAAGCAAGGAGTGA
- the pgsB gene encoding poly-gamma-glutamate synthase PgsB: MTGVQLLVLITVALIVAGVLELTFHKRNLAKIRIRVHVNGTRGKSSVTRLIASALRENGIRTCAKTTGTLARFILPDGRELPIFRPAGANVIEQKRIVATAAAHDAEALIVECMALQPELQALCEMKMIRATHAVITNARPDHLDVMGPSDTDVARALAGMTPVDGKLYTAEQKELEPLRLAAEDRNTTLVAVGPDDVAEVTAEELEPFAYNEHPDNVAVALKVCEDLGLDREAALRGMWKTPPDPGALTEFKLDFFGRHIIFVNGFAANDPVSTQQLWNQALARHPEVSTRIAVFNCRADRPDRSMQLGEDYSSWQPADHVVLMGTGTYLFARAAMKKGIDSGRLVFAEDLGVEELFEQIVGLVNGTALVMGMGNIGGEGLPLTRYFRNRSHPSELRS, translated from the coding sequence ATGACCGGCGTTCAGCTCCTCGTGCTCATTACGGTAGCGCTCATCGTCGCCGGCGTCCTCGAGCTGACGTTCCACAAGCGAAACCTCGCGAAGATCCGCATTCGCGTGCACGTGAACGGGACGCGGGGCAAGTCCAGCGTCACGCGGCTGATCGCGTCGGCGCTGCGGGAGAACGGCATCCGCACCTGCGCCAAGACCACGGGCACGCTGGCGCGCTTCATCCTGCCGGACGGCCGCGAGCTGCCCATCTTCCGCCCGGCGGGGGCCAACGTCATCGAGCAGAAGCGCATCGTGGCGACGGCCGCGGCGCACGACGCCGAAGCCTTGATCGTGGAGTGCATGGCGCTGCAGCCGGAGCTCCAGGCCCTGTGCGAGATGAAGATGATCCGCGCGACGCACGCGGTGATCACCAACGCGCGCCCGGATCACCTGGACGTGATGGGCCCTTCGGACACGGACGTGGCGCGGGCGCTGGCGGGCATGACGCCGGTGGACGGCAAGCTGTACACCGCGGAGCAAAAGGAGCTCGAGCCCTTGCGACTGGCCGCCGAGGATCGCAACACCACACTGGTGGCGGTGGGCCCGGACGACGTCGCCGAGGTCACCGCGGAGGAGCTCGAGCCCTTCGCCTACAACGAGCACCCGGACAACGTCGCCGTCGCGCTGAAGGTGTGTGAAGACCTCGGGCTGGACCGCGAAGCCGCGTTGCGCGGCATGTGGAAGACGCCGCCGGATCCCGGCGCCCTCACGGAGTTCAAGCTGGACTTCTTCGGTCGCCACATCATCTTCGTCAACGGATTCGCCGCCAATGACCCGGTCAGCACCCAGCAGCTCTGGAACCAAGCCCTCGCGCGCCACCCCGAGGTCTCCACTCGCATCGCGGTGTTCAACTGCCGCGCGGATCGCCCCGACCGCAGCATGCAGCTCGGCGAGGACTACTCCAGCTGGCAGCCCGCCGATCACGTGGTGTTGATGGGCACTGGCACCTATCTCTTCGCCCGCGCGGCCATGAAGAAGGGAATCGATTCCGGGCGGCTGGTGTTCGCCGAAGATCTGGGCGTGGAAGAGCTGTTCGAGCAGATCGTCGGTCTGGTAAACGGCACCGCCCTGGTCATGGGCATGGGCAACATCGGCGGGGAAGGCTTGCCTTTGACGCGCTACTTCCGCAATCGTTCGCACCCCTCGGAACTCCGATCATGA
- a CDS encoding FecR domain-containing protein has translation MTDTNQDVLCAEVEEHMAEILDGSAADRLYDHVADCDRCRDARHDAEALPAMVADAALDYEAPADLETRVLAELDRRFPHTQSGPVERAPEPAAEAKSGDTLPSVPAPEEPASSEELPAPTATEEMPAQTGSTPARTEDVPARTEDVPARTEDHPAREEAPPPVREPVDARPRVLSFSKRRRWLIAGGAGALVAAAAAAIVVMRSGGGVGLGESKSAWRGAVQAVSGPAGGLKVCDPEGASCTPLSKDGEIGAGSVLVTDGSTRAHVELADGTQVVLDRATRLSLTGDESRRAKLESGALVADVAHVEGQTARFDLPKGHVEVLGTKLALSVVDDSATVDVSRGVVKLTDENDRSVEVRAGEEGRVVAGAPPFVSSAPALGEALAWSESTLAEDPSEEATSRGLGQLSAKKPGEKQERAGAVTLTAHSVKVRIAGAMARTEVDETFTNTTNDVLEGIYRFPIPPDAKIERLALEVDGKMEEGAFVDRERAAAIWRGAIVNAAPQIRREIKDEIVWVPGPWRDPALLEWQRGGRFELRIYPIPKKGSRRVVLAYTQVIHPTGGVRRYSYPLAHDPSGSTRVDKFDVDIQVRGNDPTFGVKSRGYELSRAKSGDADELSMHQNGFSPSGDLTVEYALANRDAELTAWAYQPPASEKDKIAKKAGEEADAHQDDAYVALALRPKLPRAREAVERTVAVVVDSSRSMYGESYRRATAVASKTIRELDRRDHFTLLACDTECQVLPGGVQTPSAQAAVDAKRFLEGIAPEGASDVTQSIAAARKAVSGANGELRIVYIGDGTPTVGEIRPAYVTRAVERAVPPGSGTVTTVAVGADSDLDTLDAVARGGGGVVLPFVPGQTTAEAAYAVLGATYGTTLRDVVVELPPGLTEVAPKRVGSILAGSEELVVARMDKSQLDGTVVVRGKLGKESFEQRYPLKLAASESKGNAFVPRLFAATRIQDLERETDAESKKEAIRLSSAFDVASRFTSLLVLESEAMFRAFGLDNTRTSHQWTGEEAAESSVAAGAIDVDDEEADAFDGLSAKDDSGYKKSKSANGPMAIGGATASGAGGLSRGHASAPMARPAPKPAATSGDFAASEAAKAPPQIAVDEEPPMWRQPRRMIPMRRIWERKGTIEAGRVTPKAATPSAIAAAERDLDQNPNRREAVKKVYTLYALAGDVERAFTTAERWSEKEPLDPEALTARADLAARSGDRDLAIRILGSVVDVRPDDVASQERLARLHRWAGRPEMGCRHSLAIAQIRSKDPKLLAEAVSCARQTGESRMADDMLAAVSDSERTIAERLVTKVDARKDDLSGDLRVEANWNGGGDVDLALLHPDGHRVSWLGAPTRSVISATDVTSTRHEGLALRGAKPGEYVVEVVRASGNGPIRGDVTITVAGTRRTLPFDLEGNRETVGIAKVSMQSRLVPVNGGFIGWRR, from the coding sequence ATGACCGACACGAACCAGGACGTCCTGTGCGCCGAGGTGGAGGAGCACATGGCAGAGATCCTCGACGGCTCGGCGGCGGATCGCCTCTACGATCACGTGGCCGATTGCGATCGCTGCCGCGATGCGCGGCACGATGCCGAAGCGCTGCCGGCGATGGTGGCGGACGCGGCGCTGGACTACGAAGCCCCGGCGGATCTCGAAACGCGCGTGCTGGCGGAGCTCGACCGACGCTTCCCTCACACGCAGTCGGGGCCGGTGGAGCGCGCTCCGGAGCCTGCCGCGGAGGCCAAGAGCGGCGACACGCTGCCCAGCGTGCCGGCGCCGGAAGAGCCCGCGAGCAGTGAGGAGCTCCCCGCGCCGACGGCCACGGAAGAGATGCCGGCGCAGACCGGGAGCACGCCGGCGCGCACGGAGGACGTGCCCGCGCGCACGGAAGACGTCCCGGCCCGCACGGAGGACCATCCGGCGCGTGAAGAAGCGCCGCCGCCGGTGCGTGAGCCGGTGGACGCGCGACCGCGGGTGCTGTCGTTCTCCAAGCGTCGACGCTGGCTGATCGCCGGTGGCGCGGGCGCTCTGGTGGCGGCGGCGGCGGCGGCGATCGTGGTGATGCGTTCCGGCGGCGGCGTGGGGCTGGGCGAGTCCAAGAGCGCTTGGCGCGGCGCCGTGCAGGCCGTGAGCGGACCGGCGGGGGGCCTCAAGGTGTGCGACCCCGAAGGCGCCAGCTGCACGCCGCTTTCGAAGGACGGCGAGATCGGCGCGGGCTCCGTGCTGGTCACGGATGGCAGCACCCGCGCGCACGTGGAGCTCGCGGACGGCACCCAGGTAGTGCTGGACCGCGCCACGCGGCTGTCTCTCACGGGCGACGAGTCACGGCGCGCCAAGCTCGAGTCCGGCGCGTTGGTGGCAGACGTGGCGCACGTGGAAGGACAGACGGCGCGCTTCGATCTGCCAAAGGGGCACGTGGAGGTGCTCGGCACCAAGCTCGCGCTTTCGGTGGTGGACGACAGCGCCACCGTGGACGTGAGCCGCGGCGTGGTGAAGCTCACCGACGAAAATGACCGCTCCGTGGAGGTGCGCGCCGGCGAAGAAGGCCGCGTGGTGGCCGGGGCTCCGCCCTTCGTGAGCTCCGCGCCCGCCTTGGGTGAAGCCCTGGCCTGGAGCGAATCCACCCTGGCGGAAGATCCGAGTGAAGAGGCGACCTCCCGCGGCCTGGGCCAGCTCTCCGCCAAGAAGCCCGGGGAGAAGCAGGAGCGCGCCGGCGCGGTCACCCTCACGGCGCATTCCGTGAAGGTACGCATCGCGGGCGCCATGGCCCGCACCGAGGTGGACGAGACCTTCACCAACACCACGAACGACGTGCTGGAAGGCATCTACCGCTTCCCGATCCCGCCGGACGCCAAGATCGAGCGCTTGGCGCTGGAGGTGGACGGCAAGATGGAAGAGGGCGCCTTCGTGGATCGCGAACGCGCAGCGGCCATCTGGCGCGGCGCCATCGTGAACGCGGCTCCGCAAATCCGTCGCGAGATCAAGGACGAGATCGTGTGGGTGCCGGGGCCCTGGCGCGATCCTGCGCTGCTCGAGTGGCAGCGCGGCGGGCGCTTCGAGCTGCGCATCTATCCCATCCCGAAGAAGGGCTCGCGGCGCGTGGTGCTCGCCTACACCCAGGTGATCCACCCGACCGGCGGCGTGCGGCGCTACAGCTATCCGCTGGCGCACGACCCGAGCGGCTCCACCCGCGTCGACAAGTTCGACGTGGACATCCAGGTGCGCGGAAACGACCCGACCTTCGGCGTGAAGAGCCGCGGCTACGAGCTGTCCAGGGCCAAGAGTGGCGACGCGGACGAGCTCAGCATGCACCAAAACGGGTTTTCGCCGAGCGGCGACCTCACCGTGGAGTATGCGCTGGCGAATCGCGACGCCGAGCTCACGGCCTGGGCCTACCAGCCGCCGGCGAGCGAAAAGGACAAGATCGCAAAGAAGGCCGGCGAGGAAGCGGACGCCCACCAGGACGACGCCTACGTGGCGCTGGCGCTGCGGCCCAAGCTGCCCCGCGCCCGCGAAGCCGTGGAGCGCACCGTGGCGGTGGTGGTCGACTCCAGTCGTTCGATGTACGGCGAGAGCTACCGGCGCGCGACGGCCGTCGCTTCCAAGACCATCCGCGAGCTGGATCGGCGCGACCACTTCACGCTGCTCGCTTGCGACACGGAGTGCCAGGTGCTGCCCGGCGGCGTGCAGACGCCGAGCGCTCAAGCGGCGGTGGACGCCAAGCGATTCTTGGAAGGCATCGCGCCGGAGGGTGCCTCGGACGTGACCCAATCCATCGCGGCGGCCCGCAAGGCGGTCTCGGGCGCGAACGGTGAGCTCCGCATCGTGTACATCGGTGATGGGACGCCCACCGTGGGCGAGATCCGTCCGGCCTACGTGACGCGCGCCGTGGAGCGTGCGGTGCCTCCCGGGAGCGGCACGGTGACCACCGTGGCGGTGGGCGCCGACTCCGACTTGGACACGCTGGACGCCGTCGCGCGCGGCGGCGGTGGTGTGGTGCTGCCCTTCGTGCCGGGTCAGACCACGGCGGAAGCGGCCTACGCAGTGCTGGGGGCGACCTACGGCACCACGCTGCGCGACGTGGTCGTGGAGCTGCCGCCGGGCCTCACGGAGGTGGCGCCCAAGCGCGTGGGTAGCATTTTGGCGGGAAGTGAAGAGCTGGTCGTCGCCCGCATGGACAAGAGCCAGCTGGACGGCACGGTGGTGGTGCGCGGCAAGCTCGGCAAGGAGAGCTTCGAGCAGCGCTACCCGCTGAAGCTCGCCGCCAGCGAATCCAAGGGCAACGCCTTCGTGCCACGACTGTTCGCTGCCACCCGCATCCAGGATCTGGAGCGGGAGACGGACGCTGAGTCGAAGAAGGAAGCGATCCGCCTGTCGAGCGCCTTCGACGTGGCCAGCCGCTTCACCTCGCTCTTGGTGCTGGAGAGCGAAGCCATGTTCCGCGCCTTCGGCCTCGACAACACGCGCACCTCGCATCAGTGGACCGGCGAAGAGGCGGCGGAGTCGTCCGTCGCGGCGGGCGCCATCGACGTGGACGACGAAGAAGCCGACGCCTTCGACGGCCTTTCGGCCAAGGACGACAGTGGGTACAAGAAGTCCAAGAGCGCGAACGGTCCGATGGCGATTGGCGGCGCTACCGCGTCCGGCGCTGGAGGCCTGAGCCGCGGCCACGCCTCGGCTCCGATGGCGCGCCCCGCGCCGAAGCCGGCGGCAACCTCGGGCGACTTCGCCGCGAGCGAAGCTGCGAAGGCGCCGCCTCAAATCGCCGTGGACGAGGAGCCCCCGATGTGGCGCCAGCCGCGGCGCATGATCCCGATGCGCCGTATCTGGGAGCGCAAGGGCACCATCGAGGCCGGGCGCGTGACTCCCAAGGCGGCGACGCCGTCGGCCATCGCCGCGGCGGAGCGCGATCTCGACCAGAACCCGAACCGGCGCGAAGCCGTGAAGAAGGTGTACACGCTGTATGCCCTGGCCGGCGACGTGGAGCGCGCGTTCACGACGGCGGAGCGCTGGAGCGAGAAGGAGCCCCTGGACCCCGAGGCCCTGACGGCGCGAGCGGATCTGGCGGCGCGCTCCGGCGATCGCGATCTCGCGATCCGCATCCTGGGCAGCGTGGTGGACGTACGTCCGGACGACGTGGCCTCGCAGGAGCGACTGGCACGGCTGCACCGCTGGGCCGGCCGTCCGGAGATGGGCTGTCGTCACTCCTTGGCCATCGCTCAGATCCGCTCGAAGGATCCGAAGCTCCTGGCAGAGGCCGTCAGCTGCGCTCGCCAGACCGGTGAGAGCCGCATGGCCGACGACATGTTGGCGGCGGTGAGCGACAGTGAGCGCACCATCGCGGAGCGGCTGGTGACCAAGGTCGACGCCCGCAAGGACGACCTGTCGGGTGACCTCCGGGTGGAGGCCAACTGGAACGGCGGCGGCGACGTGGACTTGGCGCTGCTGCACCCGGACGGACACCGCGTGTCCTGGCTCGGCGCTCCCACCCGCTCGGTGATCTCGGCGACGGACGTCACCAGCACTCGCCACGAGGGCCTCGCCCTGCGCGGCGCCAAGCCCGGTGAGTACGTGGTGGAGGTGGTGCGCGCCTCGGGCAACGGCCCCATCCGTGGTGACGTGACCATCACCGTGGCGGGCACCCGCCGGACGCTGCCCTTCGACCTGGAGGGCAACCGGGAAACCGTGGGTATCGCCAAGGTCTCCATGCAGTCCCGCCTGGTGCCTGTGAACGGCGGTTTCATCGGCTGGCGCCGGTGA
- a CDS encoding adenylyl-sulfate kinase — protein MSGVVVWLTGKPSSGKTTMAQHVASVLQRQGTPVCVLDGDEVRTAMVPKPGYDPKTRDEFYATLANVAALLARQGLVVLVSATAYLRGFRDRARSVAPSFVEVYVHASQEEVERRDSKGLYKAVHAGRISGVPGADIVFEEPLAPEVRADGGKDEAAVEKLLAVIAERT, from the coding sequence ATGAGCGGAGTGGTGGTCTGGCTCACCGGGAAGCCGTCGTCGGGCAAGACGACGATGGCTCAGCACGTTGCGAGCGTTCTGCAACGGCAGGGCACGCCGGTGTGTGTGCTCGACGGCGACGAAGTGCGCACCGCGATGGTGCCCAAGCCCGGCTACGATCCGAAGACGCGGGACGAGTTCTACGCCACGCTGGCGAACGTCGCGGCGTTGCTCGCGCGGCAGGGCCTGGTGGTGCTGGTGAGCGCCACGGCCTACCTGCGCGGCTTTCGCGACCGAGCGCGGAGCGTGGCGCCGTCTTTCGTGGAAGTGTACGTGCACGCCAGCCAGGAAGAGGTCGAGCGGCGCGACTCGAAGGGGCTGTACAAGGCCGTCCACGCCGGACGCATCTCCGGCGTCCCGGGCGCCGACATCGTATTCGAGGAGCCCCTCGCCCCGGAGGTGCGCGCCGACGGCGGTAAGGACGAAGCCGCGGTCGAGAAGCTCTTGGCGGTGATCGCCGAACGGACCTGA
- the pgsC gene encoding poly-gamma-glutamate biosynthesis protein PgsC, whose protein sequence is MELLPLSVGIGLAISLFFTEMFGIAAGGMIVPGYLALNLTRPIDVALTIGAGFATFAIVHTLSSFTIVYGRRRTVLMILVGYLVGMAVRFSAGSIGHVDGNELTVIGFIIPGLIAIWLDRQGIVETLAALVTASVVVRLILVIIVGPELRG, encoded by the coding sequence ATCGAGCTCTTGCCGCTGAGCGTGGGCATCGGCCTCGCCATCAGCCTGTTCTTCACCGAAATGTTCGGCATCGCCGCCGGCGGTATGATCGTGCCGGGCTACCTGGCGCTGAACCTCACGCGCCCGATAGACGTGGCCCTCACCATCGGCGCGGGCTTCGCGACCTTCGCCATCGTCCACACGCTGTCGTCCTTCACCATCGTGTACGGCCGCCGCCGCACGGTGCTCATGATCCTGGTCGGCTACCTGGTGGGCATGGCGGTGCGCTTCTCCGCTGGCAGCATCGGCCACGTGGATGGCAACGAGCTCACGGTGATCGGCTTCATCATCCCTGGCCTCATCGCCATCTGGCTGGATCGCCAGGGCATCGTGGAAACCCTGGCCGCGCTGGTCACCGCCTCGGTGGTGGTGCGGCTGATCCTGGTGATCATCGTGGGGCCGGAGCTCCGCGGATGA
- a CDS encoding DUF2332 family protein: MNEEIRGSEGVERDLQLQIKLLGTRVPAYTRLLRVVLQRISGPKRDNAFHQRLESAWHKRSFEAYYSRPLLLLASVRADVLTDGATHPLWPALGEGASDPAAVTPEAVMDALSPRRLGVWMSLRTRFVQTNEVSRAITWRLPAALAGADGGARRVTLLDVGASAGLNLVADRLDLSWIDQHGRPVPAARRVDAPLRLGLDRSPIDVADPREAAWLRACVWPGEDVRLSRLQAAIEAFRSAPEPRPRLERANIASLRRILAEVGPPKDDGLMIIYQTLVGGYLSPEERSDHEAAMRHFMESGPQGQILWAELEVHGDPDGSAEPARLRVYASANGSLQAFDLATTGYHPERLVLDARAVTALSSVVAT; the protein is encoded by the coding sequence TTGAACGAAGAGATTCGAGGTTCGGAGGGCGTCGAGCGCGATCTCCAGCTGCAGATCAAGCTGCTGGGCACCCGCGTCCCCGCCTACACGCGGCTGTTGCGAGTCGTCTTGCAGCGCATCAGCGGGCCCAAGAGGGACAACGCCTTCCACCAGCGACTGGAGTCCGCCTGGCACAAGCGCAGCTTCGAGGCGTACTACTCGCGCCCGCTCCTTTTGCTGGCGTCCGTGCGTGCCGACGTGTTGACGGACGGCGCCACGCACCCGCTTTGGCCGGCGCTCGGCGAGGGAGCCTCGGACCCCGCTGCAGTCACACCAGAGGCGGTGATGGATGCGCTCAGCCCGCGCCGACTCGGGGTATGGATGTCGCTGCGCACCCGCTTCGTGCAGACCAACGAGGTCAGCCGCGCCATCACCTGGAGACTCCCGGCCGCGCTCGCAGGCGCCGACGGCGGGGCACGGCGCGTGACGCTGCTGGACGTGGGGGCCAGCGCCGGGCTCAACCTCGTGGCGGACCGGCTCGATCTGTCGTGGATCGATCAGCATGGGCGGCCCGTCCCCGCAGCGCGTCGCGTCGACGCCCCCCTGCGGCTCGGCCTCGACCGGTCACCGATCGACGTCGCCGACCCCCGCGAAGCCGCGTGGCTCCGCGCGTGCGTGTGGCCGGGCGAGGACGTGCGGTTGTCCCGACTCCAAGCCGCCATCGAGGCGTTTCGCTCCGCGCCCGAACCCCGCCCCCGGCTCGAACGCGCCAACATCGCCAGCCTCCGTCGCATCCTCGCCGAGGTCGGACCCCCCAAGGACGACGGCCTGATGATCATCTATCAGACCCTGGTTGGGGGCTACCTCTCGCCCGAGGAGCGAAGCGACCACGAGGCCGCAATGCGGCACTTCATGGAGTCGGGACCCCAAGGGCAGATCTTGTGGGCCGAGCTCGAGGTGCACGGTGACCCCGACGGGTCCGCCGAGCCGGCACGACTGCGCGTCTACGCGTCCGCGAACGGCAGCCTTCAGGCGTTCGACCTGGCCACCACCGGCTACCACCCCGAGCGCCTCGTGCTCGATGCCCGCGCCGTGACCGCCTTGTCGTCGGTCGTGGCTACGTGA